The Candidatus Binatia bacterium genome includes the window AAGGCTGGCGCGCCGTTCGGGCCGGCTGATCTGGTCGGAGCGAGCGAGGCCATGCTCGACGAGTACACCGAGCGGTCGGTGCAGCTCGACTGACTCCGGACGCTGCGACGATGTCGGATTCCATCGGATGACTTGCGATGGGCGGGCAGTTGATCCCCTTCGTCGAGGCTCCTGGCGGCGGTGCCATCGGCATGTCGCCCTGCCCCGGTGCGCCGGCGCACGATCGCGGTGCGCTGCGACGCGACATCGAAAGCTTTCGCGCCATAGGTGTGACCGCGCTCGTCGGGAATCGGCAACCAGTAACCACTCGAGACCAGCGCGTTCCGCGGCGTCGCCGATCTCGCGTGGGATCACGCGGAACGTTCTTTCGCGCGATGACGAGAGACACGCCTCGGCCACCGCGCGATCACGATTCGCGTCAAGCGCAGCAATCAGGTGCGCGTCGCCACTCGCCGGCCGGTCGCTCCGGGAACGCTCACGGCCCCGAGCGAGATCCACGACGCTACCGCCGAACTTCCTCCACGTGCGTCTCACCGACGGTGACGTCGACGTCGTCGCGTTCCGGCGGCAGGGGTCCGCGGATCGACCTCGCCTTCCACACGTCGACGCTTCGCTGCGACGACGTCGCGTACTCCTGGGACTTCCACGCGCTCGACGCCCACGCGAGCACCGGGCGCGTCGGCTTGCCCGACCACGCCATGCTGCTCGTCGACCTCGCGCCGGCGTGACGCCGCAACAGCCCCGCCTGCCTGAACGTCAGCAGGCTTCCTACGCTCGCGCCGCGTGATCGGTCGGCTCGTCTCGACCCGATGAGGACCTCGCGGCATCGCGGCGCGTCGCCCCGTACCGTCGCGCCGCGGAAGCGATCCGCTCCGCGATCTCCGCGCGCAGCTCCGCCGGACGCAGCACCTCGACCCACGGCGACATGCTCATGATCCAGTTCGCGAGCTCGACCGTGCCGCGCACCTTGAGCGTCAGCACGGCGCGGCCGTCGCTGCGACGCGTGATCCGCTGCGACGGGTGCACCGTACGCTGGCGAAGGTAGGCCTCGGTCTCGGCGTTGAGGATCAGGAGCTCGACCTCGCTCTCCGGACCTTCGACGACGCCGAACATTCCTGCGGTGTAGCGCTCGGGGCGGAAGCCCTTCGGGTACGTGAACCGCACGGGCTTGCCATCCTCGCCGTTGACCGGCGTCACCGCGCGCATGCGCTCGACCGCGAACCAGAGCACGCGCTGCCCGTGGTTGCTCTTGCCGAGCAGGTAGAGGCCACCGCGGTAGCCGAGCAGCGTGTAGGGCTCGACCTCGTGCACGCGACCCTCGCCGAGCAGTCCGCCGTAGTCGATCTGCAGCCGGTACTGATCGACCAGCGCCTTGATGAGCTCCCCGATCGTCGCGTCGTGCTTGCGGTAGTCCTTGGGCACGAAGGCGAGGACGTGAAACTTGCGGTCGATGTCGCGCAGCCGCTCGCGCTGCGACAGCGGCAGGCTGTTGAGCATCTTCTTCCACAGCAGGTCCATGCCCTGATCGAGCACGGTGCCCTCGAGGAAGCGGATCATCGACCAGGTGAAGAAGAACGACACCGCGGCCCACGCGCCGGCCTCGGGCGGCTTGCCCTTCGACGCGAGGCGCAGCACGCGCTTGCCGCCGCGCGTCTCGACCTCGATCAGCGGCGCGCCCGTCGGATCGACGAGCTCCTCGCGACAGGCCTCGACGTAGCGATTCACCGTGCGCTCGGCGATGCCGAGCTCGTCAGCGATCGATTTCAGGCTCCAGCCGAAAGGCCGCTCGACGAGCCCGTACACGATTCGCGCGAGGCGTGTCGCCGCGCCGTAGGTCGGCTTCCTTCCGCTGCTCATCCCACTCCCATCTTCGTCCGCTGAGCGTCCGCTTCGTCGCGGACAGCCGTTGGCCGCGCCCCGATGTACAAGACTCTGTCAGACGTCAGCAACCAAGGAGGTGCACTTGCCGGCAGACGAAGAGAAACAAGTTGACCCGACCCAGCGGATCCTCGAGCAAGCAGCGGCCTTGCGCGCGCACCGCTCCCGCCCGTGCCTGGTGCTCGTCGCCCCCACCATGCAGCGCTGGGACGTGCTCACGCTGCGCGAGACGCTCGGCAGCAAGCGCGGCGACGCGCTCGACGTGCTGTTCTGCAGCAGCGGCGGCGACATCGACGCGGCCTACATCATGGCCCGCGAGCTGCGGAAGCGCTTCGAGCACCTCGCGGTGTTCGTGCCGCTGATCGCCAAGAGCGCGGCGACGCTGCTCTGCCTCGCCGCGGACGAGCTCGTCCTCGGCGACCTCGGCGAGCTCGGGCCGCTCGACGCGCAGTGCGACGAGCGCCAGCAGGCCGACTTCCCGCTCAACACCTCGCGGCTCGCGCTGTTCAAGGCCGTCGAGCAGCTGCAGCTCATGGCCCTCGACGCGTACGACGACGCCGCTCGCCGCGTCGTCAATCAAAGCCGCATGAGCCCGTTCGACGCGGGCACGAAGGCGAGCGAGCTCACCGCGAGCCTGTTCGGGCCGATCTACGCCAAGATCGATCCGATCCGCGTCGCCGAGGCGGCGCGCGGCCTCGAGCTCGGCTCCGAATACGCGCGGCGGATCCTCGCGCGCTACCGCCCGGACGTTCCGCGCGAGCGGCACGCGCAACTCGTCCACCGCCTCATCCACAACTACCCGTCGCACGGCTTCGTGATCGACGCCGACGAGCTGCGCGAGCTCGGGCTGCCGAACCGTCCGCCGGACGCGACCGAGCACGCCATCCTCGATAAGGCCGCGATCGCTCTTGCGGAGCACGGTGAGCGCGGGGACGTCTTCGAGCTGGTCGACGAGCCGCGTGTCGCGGAAGAGACCGACGTGATCGAGGCGGCCGTCGCCTCGGCGCCGCCGCTGGAAGACGCGAGCCCTGCCGACGACGGGGCGCTCATCGCGACGCACAGCACGCGAGCGCGGCGCGCGCCGTGCGAAGGGTGCTGGTGGCCGGCGTTGTGAGGAGCCTCCCCCGGACGGCGTCCCACGCTCTACCGAACGCCTCGCCAATCGCGTTCGCGACGCGCGCGTCACTTTTCTCCGCGCCGCGCGCGAACGCGATTGGTGTACCTCCGCCCCGGGGATACGCTCGCCCCTGGCGATGGACCCCAAGGACGTCCCGGGCGCGGAGCGTGACGACGCGGCGGCCACGTTCACGGCGCTGCGCGGCCGGCTCTTCGGAGTCGCCTACCGCATGCTCGGCAGCGCCGCCGAAGCCGACGACGTCGTGCAAGACGCGTGGCTTCGCTGGCAGGGTGCGGATCGGAGCGTCGTCCTCGACGCGACCGCGTTCCTCGTCACGACGACCACGCGCCTCGCGATCAACGTCGCGCAATCGGCGCGCGCACGCCGCGAGACCTACATCGGGCCGTGGTTGCCGGAGCCGGTCGATACGACGAACGACCCTGCGCTCGGCGCCGAGCGCAGCGAGGCGCTCGAGATCGCGACCCTGCTGCTGCTCGAGAAGCTCGCGCCCGCGGAACGCGCAGCCTACGTCCTGAGCGAAGCCTTCGACTACGCGTACGCGCAGATCGGCGAGATGCTTTCGGTGAGCGAGGCGAACGCGCGTCAGCTCGCGAGCCGCGCTCGCAAGCGCCTCGCGAACGACAGGCGCGGTCCGGCGCCCGCGAGTGAGCAGCGCCGTCTCCTCGAGGCGTTCCTCGCCGCCGCCAAGGATGGTGATCTCGGGGCGCTCGAGCGCCTCTTCACCGCCGACGTCGTAAGCTACTCCGACGGCGGGGGTGTCGTGCGGGCCGCGCGCAAGCCGGTCGTGGGAATCAGCCGCGTCGCACGCTTCCACGCAGCGATCGCACGTTGGCTCTGGCTGGACGCGAGCGTCGAGCCGCTCGACGCGAACGGCCATGGCGCGGTCTTGATCGAGCGTGAAGGCGCGCCGTACGCCGTGCTGACGGTCGGTGCGTCGAGCGGCGGGATCGACCGTGTGTTCTGGGTGATGAACCCGGCGA containing:
- a CDS encoding WYL domain-containing protein; amino-acid sequence: MSSGRKPTYGAATRLARIVYGLVERPFGWSLKSIADELGIAERTVNRYVEACREELVDPTGAPLIEVETRGGKRVLRLASKGKPPEAGAWAAVSFFFTWSMIRFLEGTVLDQGMDLLWKKMLNSLPLSQRERLRDIDRKFHVLAFVPKDYRKHDATIGELIKALVDQYRLQIDYGGLLGEGRVHEVEPYTLLGYRGGLYLLGKSNHGQRVLWFAVERMRAVTPVNGEDGKPVRFTYPKGFRPERYTAGMFGVVEGPESEVELLILNAETEAYLRQRTVHPSQRITRRSDGRAVLTLKVRGTVELANWIMSMSPWVEVLRPAELRAEIAERIASAARRYGATRRDAARSSSGRDEPTDHAARA
- a CDS encoding RNA polymerase sigma-70 factor, which codes for MDPKDVPGAERDDAAATFTALRGRLFGVAYRMLGSAAEADDVVQDAWLRWQGADRSVVLDATAFLVTTTTRLAINVAQSARARRETYIGPWLPEPVDTTNDPALGAERSEALEIATLLLLEKLAPAERAAYVLSEAFDYAYAQIGEMLSVSEANARQLASRARKRLANDRRGPAPASEQRRLLEAFLAAAKDGDLGALERLFTADVVSYSDGGGVVRAARKPVVGISRVARFHAAIARWLWLDASVEPLDANGHGAVLIEREGAPYAVLTVGASSGGIDRVFWVMNPAKLAFARVPRTA